One segment of Channa argus isolate prfri chromosome 17, Channa argus male v1.0, whole genome shotgun sequence DNA contains the following:
- the LOC137102795 gene encoding bromo adjacent homology domain-containing 1 protein gives MTHARQKGSIRQSHSSAEFWDNCPLWPHGGTMDGTWPERSLRYGRTKKMREIIRQGNEMAKRMTHKRGRPEKSHQNRKLDRRRDKKRDRKTYPLRGRAGVSDGEGLSCHVLLTRLEERIHDQESSEESERKLTLKPKSKKGKSSVRKDAKSLPKSKSKADSPSHGEYLFVLQPRKRRLASLNAEAVNSLLLERTTDPQSATKQARRQEEPVTGGVSLNADLVRSGVPGGPKTSLGNLSKVSTSNKLELCQSSNPIKKAKAYRGDESRGMSQESLDAPAPRRLAGLNAAALLKLTSSSATSKQRVKATPTATITSDCKDLAPVSTPKQHTRVKHNGRSQRQKGKKVSSLHTGCSVCKKKADFEPKVEWETGSCTHRLAKPGYQSRSMLAYSLKQVKEEQLETELSPYYCCPTEGSVEYCHRLAFFLGQQPYGESEDQSLNSALTPVKRECLVTPPSLSHPHTHTALTLSPHPCLCTADHCFSSYYVHIAHPTHTGTTSPTLASQPLNYAPSSLCSNQMSGSKLLSSRVSHSSGLAHPTYCNSVASPCYSDACGIGGYTCRAMAPVNSRGCSFSTGCTGCTQSIKTEGYSSPQGDHIPSFLAPPQLPISSCPLSSVPTSTQTKPHLLTPLSGQDQPQARLKLARECPQSTKPSNGSLSMGHNQLPHKQPSDVPSFSSTKQKKVSRRRTTNGWRPVGMPRQKEVFIAGEDESALRQCYEGVERDGEVIRVRDTVLLRSGPRKKSLPYVAKISALWEDPKTGELMMSLFWYYRPEHTQGGRDPSTHCENEIFASRHQDENSVACIEDRCYVLPLAQYCRFCALVKRRAEGAPPGSASMVPCRPDFTPPSHRCVPTDVDPELVYLCRHVYDFRYGRILKNLQ, from the exons ATGACTCACGCAAGGCAGAAGGGTTCCATTAGGCAAAGCCACAGTAGTGCTGAGTTTTGGGACAACTGTCCTCTTTGGCCACATGGTGGAACTATGGATGGCACCTGGCCTGAGCGCTCACTACGATATGGCAGGACAAAGAAAATGCGTGAGATTATAAGACAAGGGAATGAAATGGCCAAAAGGATGACTCACAAGAGAGGGAGACCAGAGAAATCACATCAGAACAGAAAACTGGACAGAAGGCGTGATAAGAAACGAGACAGAAAGACGTATCCTTTGCGGGGAAGGGCTGGGGTTTCAGATGGGGAGGGCCTGAGCTGTCATGTCCTCCTCACGCGACTAGAAGAAAGAATCCATGACCAGGAGAGTTCTGAAGAAAGCGAGCGAAAGCTAACTCTGAAGCCCAAATccaaaaaagggaaaagcagtGTACGAAAAGATGCAAAGTCATTACCAAAAAGCAAATCAAAGGCAGACAGCCCAAGTCATGGTGAGTATCTTTTCGTCCTGCAACCACGGAAGCGCAGGCTGGCTTCTCTCAATGCTGAGGCAGTGAACAGTCTACTGCTTGAAAGAACTACTGACCCTCAGTCAGCAACGAAGCAGGCCAGGAGACAGGAAGAACCTGTGACTGGAGGGGTTTCCCTGAATGCAGATCTAGTCAGAAGTGGTGTCCCTGGAGGTCCGAAGACTTCACTGGGAAACCTCAGTAAAGTCTCCACATCCAACAAACTTGAACTGTGCCAAAGCTCTAACCCGATCAAGAAGGCCAAAGCTTACCGAGGTGATGAGAGTAGGGGTATGAGTCAGGAGAGTCTGGATGCCCCTGCCCCCAGACGATTGGCTGGACTAAATGCTGCAGCCCTGCTGAAGTTAACCAGCTCATCTGCCACCAGTAAGCAGAGAGTAAAGGCTACACCTACAGCTACCATCACATCAGACTGCAAGGATCTTGCTCCAGTCTCAACCCCAAAACAGCACACCAGGGTCAAACACAATGGTCGAtcacaaaggcaaaagggaaaGAAGGTCTCTTCCCTGCACACTGGATGCTCAGTCTGCAAGAAGAAGGCAGATTTTGAGCCTAAAGTTGAGTGGGAGACAGGGAGCTGCACCCATAGACTGGCCAAACCCGGCTACCAGTCTCGCAGCATGCTAGCATACTCACTTAAGCAAGTAAAGGAAGAGCAACTGGAGACTGAACTGAGTCCATACTACTGCTGTCCCACAGagggctcagtggaatactgcCACCGCTTGGCCTTCTTTCTGGGCCAGCAGCCCTACGGAGAATCAGAGGATCAGTCTCTTAACTCAGCTTTAACCCCTGTGAAGCGCGAGTGCCTCGTAACCCCACCATCCCTGAGTCATCCTCACACGCACACAGCCCTCACCCTTAGCCCTCATCCCTGCCTCTGCACAGCCGACCACTGCTTCTCCAGCTACTACGTCCACATCGCCCACCCAACACATACTGGAACAACGTCACCAACTCTGGCTTCACAACCTCTGAACTATGCTCCTTCCAGTTTGTGCTCTAATCAGATGAGTGGCTCCAAGCTGCTGAGTTCGCGGGTGTCGCATTCCTCGGGGCTGGCCCACCCCACTTACTGCAACTCTGTGGCATCGCCCTGTTACAGCGATGCCTGTGGGATCGGTGGCTACACCTGCAGAGCCATGGCCCCTGTCAACAGCAGGGGTTGTTCTTTCAGCACAGGATGCACTGGATGCACTCAAAGCATCAAAACAG AGGGTTACTCCTCCCCTCAGGGTGACCACATTCCCTCCTTTCTGGCCCCGCCTCAGCTGCCTATCTCCAGCTGCCCTCTGTCCAGTGTGCCCACTTCCACTCAGACTAAGCCTCACCTACTAACCCCCCTGTCAGGGCAGGATCAGCCACAGGCCAGGTTAAAGCTGGCCAGGGAATGTCCGCAGAGCACCAAGCCCTCCAATGGCTCCCTGTCTATGGGCCACAACCAGCTGCCCCATAAACAGCCATCAGATGTGCCAAGCTTCAGCAGcaccaaacaaaagaaagtcaGCCGCAGACGTACCACCAACGGTTGGCGGCCTGTGGGGATGCCCAGACAGAAGGAGGTCTTCATTGCA GGAGAGGATGAGTCTGCCCTGCGGCAGTGTTATGAGGGAGTCGAGAGGGATGGTGAAGTGATACGTGTCAGGGACACTGTACTTCTGCGGTCAGGCCCCAGGAAGAAATCCCTCCCATATGTTGCAAAAATATCTGCACTGTGGGAGGACCCCAAAACAG GAGAGCTGATGATGAGTCTTTTCTGGTACTACCGACCTGAGCACACCCAGGGAGGCCGAGATCCCAGCACACACTGTGAG AATGAGATTTTCGCCTCTCGGCATCAGGATGAAAATAGTGTGGCCTGCATAGAAGACAGATGCTATGTTCTCCCACTAGCTCAGTACTGTAG atTTTGTGCCTTGGTGAAACGGCGTGCTGAAGGCGCCCCGCCTGGCAGTGCCAGCATGGTGCCCTGCCGCCCTGATTTCACCCCCCCTTCACACCGCTGTGTGCCCACAGATGTTGACCCTGAGCTGGTGTATCTTTGCCGGCACGTCTACGACTTCCGCTATGGACGCATCCTAAAGAACCTACAGTAA